The following are encoded in a window of Candidatus Eremiobacterota bacterium genomic DNA:
- a CDS encoding response regulator transcription factor, which translates to MEKQDELEKIKILIVDDHTLVREGFAKMLELESSFNVVGQASSARDALEKTKSLRPEIVLMDIKLPGINGIEATKMIKKEHPDVEVIILSMYDEEEYVMESVKAGATGYVLKDISQDELFSAIKVVHSGGSLIQPGLARKVLKEFAHMAKEVPAPGKTSPIKELSDREIEVLQCVSEGKSNKEIAEQLTISEKTVKAHLRTIFRKLDVNDRAQAVAEAMRKGLVD; encoded by the coding sequence GTGGAAAAACAAGACGAGCTGGAAAAAATCAAAATCCTCATAGTGGATGACCACACCCTCGTGAGAGAAGGCTTTGCCAAGATGCTCGAGCTGGAGTCCTCCTTCAATGTGGTGGGCCAGGCAAGCTCCGCCAGGGACGCCCTGGAGAAAACAAAATCCCTCAGGCCCGAGATCGTGCTGATGGACATCAAGCTCCCCGGGATCAACGGCATCGAGGCCACCAAGATGATTAAGAAGGAACATCCCGACGTGGAGGTCATCATCCTCTCCATGTACGACGAGGAAGAGTACGTGATGGAGTCCGTGAAAGCGGGGGCCACCGGCTACGTGCTGAAGGACATATCCCAGGATGAGCTTTTCTCCGCCATCAAGGTGGTCCATTCCGGAGGCTCCCTCATCCAGCCGGGCCTTGCGCGGAAGGTCCTCAAGGAGTTCGCCCACATGGCCAAGGAAGTCCCCGCCCCGGGCAAGACCTCGCCCATCAAGGAGCTGAGCGACAGGGAGATTGAAGTGCTCCAGTGCGTCTCCGAGGGGAAGTCAAACAAGGAGATTGCCGAGCAGCTCACCATCAGCGAGAAGACCGTCAAGGCACACCTTCGCACCATTTTCAGGAAGCTTGACGTGAACGACAGGGCCCAGGCCGTGGCAGAAGCGATGAGGAAGGGGCTTGTGGATTAG
- a CDS encoding histidine kinase — protein sequence MVKSRILIAEANPKILAVIESSLDSPEYELEIARDGVTVMKSLQKRYPDLVIMDLLLPKLDGRQILNILNTQQHLTPVIIISSSEISPVEHDIYPVVEGYFTKPFIPLYLKEKVKSILSRTPGSHEKLPEKIKNVLFFSAEGPARDFLSMLIRNWHFKLVGICVSPDDKDTQALAGDMGIAQAGSLQELMDIEGADILLYSAGDLDEKFLKKAGEKGIEIIQGRCLAMLQSLLHEKEVVQKRERAVVREFDEKVREFAILTDLSGIVTSTFEIESLQQKIIQLCLRVLDAAAGAIIMYDDRIKKFTVSSSWGLSDRFIAKVQLSLSDTLIEDFITIRKEMAIPNLEGMTSSVLLSQASRDGMKSMAAFPLLAKEKLIGILCLFSDKTHKLTEKEKSLFLTLSGQIAISIENAQLYRSAREKQTLVEHLLSKVIVAQEEERKRIAGEIHDGIAQSMVGILTKIQTSQSLLAVKPESVAGELEELRRIVAESVKEIRHIIFNLRPSSLDDLGLVPSIENLIKRIEKESSISIMLIVNEREKRLPPMYETLAFRIVQEALINVRKHSHAQKAWVEIYFEPAFLSIKIVDNGKGFRWEKVHQKFTTGDSFGLQTMKERASLVGGTLDIISDEAKGTTVSAGIPMERSLQPSE from the coding sequence ATGGTGAAAAGCAGGATACTCATTGCCGAGGCCAACCCAAAGATTCTCGCAGTCATTGAATCAAGCCTCGACTCCCCGGAATACGAGCTCGAAATCGCCAGGGATGGCGTCACGGTAATGAAGTCTCTGCAGAAAAGATATCCTGATCTTGTCATAATGGACCTGCTCCTGCCCAAGCTTGACGGGAGGCAGATCCTCAACATTCTGAACACCCAGCAGCACCTCACTCCCGTCATCATAATCTCGTCGTCAGAAATCTCCCCGGTGGAGCATGATATTTACCCTGTGGTCGAAGGATATTTCACGAAGCCCTTCATCCCCCTTTACCTGAAAGAGAAAGTGAAGAGCATTCTCTCCCGCACCCCGGGAAGCCATGAAAAACTCCCGGAAAAGATCAAGAATGTCCTCTTTTTCAGCGCTGAAGGCCCCGCCAGGGATTTCCTGTCAATGCTCATCAGGAACTGGCATTTCAAGCTGGTCGGGATCTGTGTGAGCCCTGATGACAAGGACACCCAGGCCCTTGCAGGCGACATGGGCATAGCGCAAGCAGGCTCCCTGCAGGAGCTGATGGATATTGAGGGCGCCGACATTCTCCTTTATTCCGCCGGGGATCTGGACGAGAAATTCCTGAAAAAAGCCGGCGAGAAGGGCATTGAAATAATCCAGGGGAGATGCCTTGCCATGCTCCAGAGCCTCCTTCATGAGAAGGAGGTTGTCCAGAAAAGGGAAAGAGCCGTCGTGAGGGAATTCGATGAGAAGGTGAGGGAGTTCGCCATTCTCACCGATCTCTCAGGCATCGTTACCTCCACCTTTGAGATAGAGTCCCTCCAGCAGAAGATCATTCAGCTCTGCCTCAGGGTCCTTGACGCCGCGGCGGGCGCCATCATCATGTATGACGACAGGATAAAGAAGTTCACCGTCTCTTCGTCGTGGGGCCTCTCTGACCGCTTCATCGCCAAGGTGCAGCTCTCGCTTTCGGACACCCTTATCGAGGATTTCATCACCATACGGAAGGAGATGGCCATCCCGAACCTCGAGGGAATGACGTCATCGGTGCTCCTCTCGCAGGCGTCACGCGACGGGATGAAGAGCATGGCCGCTTTTCCCCTGCTGGCGAAAGAAAAGCTTATCGGGATTCTGTGCCTCTTCTCCGACAAGACGCACAAGCTCACCGAGAAGGAGAAGTCGCTCTTTCTCACCCTCTCAGGGCAGATAGCCATCTCCATAGAAAATGCCCAGCTCTACAGGAGCGCGCGGGAAAAGCAGACCCTTGTGGAGCATCTCCTCTCAAAGGTGATCGTGGCGCAGGAGGAGGAGAGGAAGCGCATCGCAGGGGAGATCCATGACGGCATAGCCCAGAGCATGGTGGGCATACTCACCAAGATACAGACCTCCCAGTCCCTCCTCGCAGTGAAGCCCGAGTCGGTGGCCGGCGAGCTCGAGGAGCTCAGAAGGATCGTGGCGGAATCGGTCAAGGAGATCCGCCATATCATCTTCAATCTGAGGCCCTCATCTCTTGATGACCTGGGGCTCGTGCCTTCCATCGAGAACCTGATAAAACGCATTGAAAAGGAGAGCAGCATCTCCATAATGCTCATAGTAAACGAGCGCGAGAAGCGTCTTCCGCCCATGTATGAAACCCTTGCCTTCCGCATCGTCCAGGAGGCTCTGATCAACGTGAGGAAGCACTCCCATGCCCAGAAGGCCTGGGTGGAGATTTACTTCGAGCCTGCCTTTCTCTCCATCAAGATCGTGGACAACGGGAAAGGCTTCCGGTGGGAGAAGGTACATCAGAAATTCACGACGGGCGATTCTTTCGGCCTCCAGACAATGAAGGAGAGAGCCTCCCTCGTGGGAGGCACCCTTGATATCATCTCCGATGAGGCGAAAGGCACGACGGTGAGCGCGGGGATACCCATGGAAAGGAGCCTCCAGCCTTCGGAGTAG
- a CDS encoding roadblock/LC7 domain-containing protein encodes MEEILANLAQVNGIQGALLIGKDGLVIAYAGDIPTDADFIGATICEFYGSAENIVQEKFEIGKLGRVTVEADSARYYLENINNDTFLVTIGTPVANLGLIRLEIKAAAENLRAVL; translated from the coding sequence ATGGAAGAGATACTGGCAAACCTGGCACAGGTGAACGGGATACAGGGAGCACTCCTCATAGGCAAGGACGGCCTTGTCATTGCTTATGCAGGTGACATCCCCACAGATGCCGACTTCATCGGTGCCACCATATGCGAATTTTACGGCTCGGCTGAAAACATCGTGCAGGAGAAATTCGAGATCGGAAAACTTGGAAGAGTGACTGTCGAAGCTGATTCTGCACGATACTATCTTGAAAACATCAACAATGACACCTTCCTCGTGACTATAGGCACCCCTGTGGCAAACCTGGGGCTCATAAGGCTCGAAATCAAGGCTGCGGCCGAGAACCTGAGGGCAGTCCTCTGA
- a CDS encoding roadblock/LC7 domain-containing protein, whose protein sequence is MELSRLRLPIKIEPQDEQAVLLELRKNFPFVIGFAKNKVRESLGLERIESEGEPCGELFCSESGIIFYLFIPRDRTFVECGCLTADNEGVNLFNGFKNIIRNTLLPGRKEDESLWEPYRPVNENFTTLKTDAMSLVPSSQDITAVEALQDEPVRRLLKDMEKSQNCFLEELEKSWEKDELTEYIEMLVGLGLVNREFYVYCRDTNRQISRVLQFSAIQEASSRGLKCPHCARILSDERIDQKLFVTAFGKRMTKPNFWLALHVLQLFSELHVDTENILVKEEKDFRVMDILVNQEQHLIFLEVKDSPATIDEVFLFHSRISYYRPDLSVLITASPLPREAKLYLKKHSDLPIVVLEGTEKLKERLSAILQRTKADYLRDVIASMECSTCLNIEKLISHHFIDKELSDLKKKLFGEEAQEEAAPPLPPSAPLPPEPVIFKEEQQQQEEPVEEDELLIEEVIPISTSNPFIAIEEERADSSASHVLIDEFQAEENGLSLEEETKPYDEGSLEALEAGEEKASVQPAEQDQFAGEGFLEEQMEVEFQTDIQRAGEIPQEELLADESREQVVERAIAAIEESGLEGRAAEIQDVLNEFLTQNGTIPVLASSEGLVILSPEGNESTVELVAALSSEIARSITSSFTDARFDAPKSIYVSQKKGLLFLFPLQEMVLALVEPLKESSSEEDLGQLQGATELRDTIMKKVLEDLGRIDGVIGSLVVSRDGLPIDFIFSDDRDIDLLSSVCSQVFLDNEKHLARFEQGGVKQLCVTTDEALYSLIPLDGEGIFISVLSPQVPKEVWKARLSSSAMMITSVFV, encoded by the coding sequence ATGGAGCTTAGCAGGCTGAGACTTCCCATAAAGATAGAACCTCAGGATGAACAGGCCGTGCTCCTTGAGCTCAGGAAGAATTTTCCCTTCGTGATCGGCTTTGCGAAGAACAAGGTCCGAGAGAGCCTGGGACTTGAAAGGATCGAGTCCGAAGGAGAGCCCTGCGGCGAGCTCTTCTGCTCTGAGAGCGGCATAATCTTTTATCTCTTCATTCCCCGGGACAGGACTTTTGTCGAGTGCGGCTGCCTGACGGCTGACAACGAGGGAGTGAACCTCTTCAACGGCTTTAAAAACATCATAAGGAACACGCTCCTCCCGGGAAGAAAGGAGGACGAGAGCCTCTGGGAGCCATACAGACCAGTGAATGAAAACTTCACGACCCTGAAAACCGACGCGATGAGCCTCGTGCCCTCCTCGCAGGACATCACGGCCGTCGAAGCCCTCCAGGATGAGCCCGTCAGGCGCCTCCTCAAGGACATGGAAAAGAGCCAGAACTGCTTTCTTGAGGAGCTTGAGAAGTCCTGGGAAAAGGATGAGCTCACTGAATACATTGAAATGCTCGTCGGCCTGGGCCTCGTGAACAGGGAATTCTACGTCTACTGCAGGGACACCAACAGGCAGATCAGCCGTGTGCTGCAGTTTTCCGCCATCCAGGAGGCCTCCTCGAGGGGCTTGAAATGCCCTCACTGCGCCAGGATACTCTCAGATGAGAGAATCGACCAGAAGCTTTTTGTCACAGCCTTCGGAAAACGCATGACAAAGCCGAATTTCTGGCTCGCCCTCCATGTGCTTCAGCTCTTCTCCGAGCTTCACGTGGATACTGAAAACATCCTGGTAAAGGAAGAGAAGGATTTCAGGGTCATGGACATCCTGGTGAACCAGGAGCAGCATCTCATATTCCTGGAGGTAAAGGACTCACCGGCCACCATCGATGAAGTATTCCTCTTTCACTCAAGGATAAGCTATTACCGCCCGGATCTCTCGGTCCTCATCACCGCTTCCCCCCTGCCGCGCGAGGCGAAGCTCTATCTCAAAAAGCACAGCGACCTTCCCATCGTGGTGCTGGAGGGCACGGAAAAGCTCAAGGAGAGACTGAGTGCGATTCTCCAGAGGACAAAAGCAGACTATCTCAGGGATGTGATCGCCTCCATGGAGTGCTCCACATGCCTTAACATTGAAAAGCTCATCTCCCACCATTTCATTGACAAGGAGCTCAGTGACCTCAAGAAAAAGCTTTTCGGGGAAGAGGCACAGGAGGAGGCCGCACCGCCGCTTCCCCCTTCAGCGCCCCTGCCGCCGGAGCCGGTGATCTTCAAGGAAGAGCAGCAGCAGCAGGAAGAACCAGTAGAGGAGGATGAGCTCCTTATCGAGGAAGTCATCCCGATAAGCACGAGCAACCCCTTTATCGCCATTGAAGAGGAGCGCGCCGACAGCAGCGCCTCCCATGTCCTTATCGATGAGTTCCAGGCAGAAGAAAACGGCCTCTCTCTTGAAGAGGAGACAAAGCCCTATGATGAGGGCAGCCTGGAAGCCCTCGAGGCGGGAGAGGAAAAGGCCTCGGTGCAGCCTGCCGAGCAGGACCAGTTTGCCGGCGAGGGCTTCCTTGAAGAGCAGATGGAAGTTGAGTTCCAGACCGATATACAGCGCGCCGGTGAGATCCCCCAGGAGGAGCTCCTCGCCGACGAATCGAGGGAGCAGGTCGTCGAGCGCGCCATAGCCGCCATAGAAGAATCGGGCCTGGAAGGACGCGCCGCCGAGATCCAGGATGTCTTGAACGAGTTTCTCACCCAGAACGGCACCATTCCTGTCCTGGCCAGCAGTGAAGGCCTCGTCATCCTGTCCCCGGAAGGGAACGAGAGCACTGTGGAGCTGGTGGCGGCACTTTCTTCGGAAATCGCGAGAAGCATCACGTCATCCTTTACCGATGCCCGGTTTGACGCGCCAAAATCAATATACGTGAGCCAGAAAAAAGGGCTCCTTTTCCTTTTCCCCCTCCAGGAGATGGTGCTGGCCCTCGTGGAGCCCCTCAAGGAGAGCAGCAGCGAGGAAGACCTGGGGCAGCTCCAGGGCGCCACGGAGCTGAGAGATACTATCATGAAAAAGGTCCTGGAGGACCTCGGCAGGATAGACGGCGTGATAGGCAGCCTGGTCGTATCGAGGGACGGGCTTCCCATAGATTTTATCTTCAGCGACGACAGGGATATCGACCTTCTCAGCAGCGTGTGCAGCCAGGTGTTTCTTGACAATGAAAAACATCTTGCCCGCTTCGAGCAGGGAGGCGTGAAGCAGCTCTGCGTCACGACGGACGAGGCCCTTTACTCCCTCATCCCCCTTGACGGTGAAGGAATATTCATATCGGTCCTCAGCCCGCAGGTGCCCAAGGAAGTCTGGAAAGCCAGGCTTTCCAGCTCCGCGATGATGATAACCTCGGTGTTTGTATGA
- a CDS encoding tetratricopeptide repeat protein has translation MSNEKFPAKNGKNSGTDEAQYHYKQATNYLNSNNMDQAISEFKKSLKINPDNFLAHYEVGTIYYRQGAIDLAVREWQEALSINPNYHRAHFNLGLAFEKMGMKDKAVTELQIALRIVQNLHDSKGERRIQQELERLQRIEDYQKAVIDDPNDAGARLSLGLVYFRQGKNEKAQEELEKVIRLDPRNTEGHFHLALIYGKLGKVDSSIEELKKTIALEPGYAPAYINLGALYIQKEQFPEAVESFEKAVKYDPNDAFSHYNLGRVYARMERWPETIDEYRKAISIDPNDPYTHNNLGLAYLHLKDLNAAVREFMRAIDLDPNDSQIHYNLGLSYSLAGKLSKALLEFETSLHLEPKNPEAYYEMGRIHARLGDYNSANRDFQKAIEINPEMSDAHLELGQSFAILGRLDLAIKRFQKALSLDPENPRIFVQLGLTYMSLEKFDLAVNQFIKATNLQPDDSQIYYWMGNACVALKKYEEAITSYRKSLSINARNHFVHRALGDVYARIKDWDSAIIALRESISIKPTDRAYFELGRVFEGKIFWDLAESAYRRCIEYNHYWDEPFFRRGLALREQSRYEEARDSFLGALRLDSENAEYNFYAALCYLATDNMEKGIELLLAAVAKSPKNVTYIQELSSAYRRAGDIKRGVEQLQRAISIAPQHYQLHHQLGLIYFENQQYTEAIEELQTSLKYDPQNAFTHYHIGKSYLVLGDSEKAVDFLESAILINSEEWKFHRDFGQALEDRKELSRASKAYYRVLELDPPGDEKARVYYRLARILTHLGRLRDAIDAFNEAKKLDSHEPDIPYYLGLIHIEMGNWTAAENELKKALLVYEDADLHFQMGRFLYNQGKWELALQEFEEALNLEPQRIEIKLLRAQCMIRLGELDDAQQELLAIVERIPHYYEALIELGDVYRLKRDTDLSIEQYQKALTINSSDLDLLEKVGNAYIERGDTELAIRTFEAALAIGQNPTLFTLLGDALQKKGKWDAAISNYRQALTLEPAFASALMGMGNVLLRRGKTDEALDYFVKASSYAPAWSKPYSSVGFLYIQKGNLDEAVTAYQKAIELDPHDDQNFSKLGLLCLQQQKSDEAIKYLKKAISINPDNFEAHSHLGIAFSAINKLDQAINEYQKAIMLNPRDPKTFFNLGVAYTKAGMLDETIEAYLKTLEVDPQDLSAHFNLSLVYKRKKMLKECVRHLETAYQIATKTNNEKLKKSIQRELEKAKSA, from the coding sequence GTGAGCAACGAAAAGTTCCCGGCAAAGAACGGCAAAAACTCGGGAACCGATGAAGCCCAGTATCATTATAAGCAGGCTACGAACTACCTGAACTCCAACAACATGGATCAGGCCATCTCGGAGTTCAAGAAAAGCCTCAAGATCAACCCTGACAATTTCCTGGCCCACTACGAGGTGGGCACTATCTATTACCGTCAGGGTGCCATTGATCTTGCCGTGAGGGAATGGCAGGAGGCCCTTTCAATAAATCCCAACTATCACCGCGCCCATTTCAACCTGGGACTTGCATTTGAAAAAATGGGGATGAAGGACAAGGCCGTCACGGAGCTCCAGATAGCCCTCAGAATTGTCCAGAACCTCCATGACAGCAAGGGAGAGCGGAGAATCCAGCAGGAGCTCGAGAGGCTGCAGCGCATTGAAGACTACCAGAAGGCCGTCATTGACGACCCCAATGACGCGGGAGCAAGGCTTTCCCTCGGTCTCGTGTATTTCCGCCAGGGCAAGAACGAGAAGGCCCAGGAAGAGCTGGAAAAGGTCATCAGGCTCGATCCCAGGAACACCGAGGGGCACTTCCATCTTGCCCTCATTTACGGGAAGCTCGGAAAGGTTGACAGCTCCATCGAGGAGCTCAAGAAGACAATCGCCCTCGAGCCCGGGTACGCCCCGGCCTATATCAACCTGGGCGCGCTTTACATCCAGAAGGAACAGTTCCCCGAGGCCGTTGAGAGCTTTGAGAAGGCGGTAAAATATGATCCCAATGATGCATTCTCCCACTACAACCTTGGCCGTGTCTATGCCAGGATGGAGCGCTGGCCCGAAACCATAGATGAGTACAGGAAAGCGATAAGCATCGACCCGAATGATCCTTACACTCATAATAATCTTGGCCTTGCCTACCTGCACCTTAAAGATCTAAATGCCGCCGTAAGAGAATTCATGAGGGCCATCGATCTGGATCCCAATGATTCGCAGATCCATTATAACCTTGGCCTTTCATACAGCCTCGCCGGAAAGCTTTCCAAGGCTCTCCTGGAGTTCGAGACCTCGCTCCATCTGGAGCCCAAGAACCCCGAGGCTTACTACGAGATGGGGAGAATCCATGCCCGCCTGGGCGACTATAATTCCGCCAACAGGGACTTCCAGAAGGCCATTGAGATAAACCCGGAGATGAGCGATGCCCACCTGGAGCTCGGTCAGAGCTTTGCCATACTGGGAAGGCTTGATCTGGCCATCAAGCGCTTTCAGAAAGCTCTCAGCCTGGACCCTGAGAATCCAAGGATCTTCGTGCAATTGGGCCTCACCTACATGTCCCTGGAAAAGTTTGACCTGGCGGTGAACCAGTTCATCAAGGCCACAAACCTCCAGCCCGATGACAGCCAGATATATTACTGGATGGGCAATGCCTGCGTGGCCCTTAAAAAATACGAGGAAGCCATCACCTCATACCGGAAATCACTCTCCATCAACGCGAGAAACCACTTTGTGCACCGCGCCCTTGGCGATGTCTATGCCAGGATCAAGGACTGGGACAGCGCCATCATAGCCCTGAGAGAATCCATCTCCATCAAGCCCACCGACAGGGCCTATTTCGAGCTGGGACGGGTCTTCGAAGGCAAGATCTTCTGGGACCTTGCAGAGAGCGCCTACAGGAGGTGCATAGAGTACAACCACTACTGGGATGAGCCTTTCTTCAGGAGAGGGCTGGCACTCCGCGAGCAGAGCAGGTATGAAGAGGCCCGCGATTCATTCCTGGGAGCCCTCAGGCTTGACTCGGAGAATGCCGAATATAATTTCTACGCGGCCCTCTGCTATCTCGCCACGGACAACATGGAAAAGGGGATCGAGCTTCTCCTTGCCGCCGTGGCAAAGAGCCCGAAAAATGTGACCTACATCCAGGAGCTCTCGTCGGCATACCGCCGTGCAGGGGACATCAAGAGGGGAGTCGAGCAGCTTCAGCGCGCCATATCAATCGCCCCGCAGCATTACCAGCTTCACCATCAGCTGGGGCTCATATATTTCGAGAACCAGCAGTACACGGAAGCTATCGAGGAGCTTCAGACCTCGCTGAAATACGATCCTCAGAATGCCTTTACCCATTACCACATAGGGAAATCGTACCTCGTGCTTGGTGACTCAGAGAAAGCCGTGGATTTCCTTGAGAGCGCAATCCTGATAAACAGCGAGGAATGGAAATTCCACAGGGATTTCGGCCAGGCCCTCGAGGATCGCAAGGAGCTTTCACGGGCCTCCAAGGCCTATTACAGGGTTCTTGAGCTCGATCCCCCCGGGGACGAGAAGGCCAGGGTCTATTACCGGCTTGCCAGGATCCTCACCCACCTCGGAAGGCTCAGGGATGCCATTGATGCATTCAACGAAGCCAAAAAGCTCGATTCCCATGAGCCCGATATCCCCTATTATCTCGGCCTTATTCACATTGAGATGGGAAACTGGACCGCCGCGGAAAATGAGCTCAAGAAGGCCCTCCTGGTCTATGAGGACGCCGACCTCCATTTCCAGATGGGAAGATTTCTTTACAACCAGGGGAAATGGGAGCTCGCTCTGCAGGAGTTCGAGGAGGCCCTCAATCTTGAGCCCCAGAGAATCGAGATAAAGCTGCTGAGGGCCCAGTGCATGATCCGCCTTGGTGAGCTTGATGATGCCCAGCAGGAGCTGCTGGCCATCGTGGAAAGAATTCCTCATTACTACGAGGCCCTCATAGAGCTCGGCGATGTCTACCGCCTCAAAAGGGACACCGATCTTTCCATAGAGCAGTATCAGAAGGCTCTCACCATCAACTCAAGCGACCTTGACCTCCTTGAAAAAGTGGGGAATGCCTATATTGAGAGGGGAGACACGGAGCTGGCCATCAGGACTTTCGAGGCAGCGCTTGCCATCGGCCAGAACCCCACCCTCTTCACCCTTCTTGGCGATGCGCTCCAGAAGAAGGGGAAATGGGACGCCGCAATCTCCAATTACCGCCAGGCCCTCACCCTTGAGCCCGCCTTCGCTTCAGCCCTCATGGGCATGGGCAATGTGCTGCTGAGAAGGGGGAAAACCGATGAGGCCCTTGACTACTTTGTCAAGGCGAGCTCCTATGCGCCTGCATGGTCCAAGCCATACAGCAGCGTCGGCTTTCTCTACATCCAGAAGGGAAATCTGGATGAGGCCGTCACGGCTTACCAGAAAGCCATCGAGCTCGACCCCCATGATGACCAGAACTTCAGCAAGCTGGGACTCCTCTGCCTGCAGCAGCAGAAATCCGATGAAGCCATCAAGTACCTGAAAAAGGCAATCTCGATAAATCCTGACAATTTCGAGGCCCACAGCCATCTCGGAATCGCATTCTCCGCAATCAACAAGCTTGACCAGGCCATCAACGAGTACCAGAAGGCCATCATGCTCAATCCCAGGGACCCCAAGACATTCTTCAACCTTGGCGTGGCCTATACAAAAGCAGGCATGCTCGACGAGACAATTGAGGCTTACCTCAAGACACTGGAGGTTGATCCGCAGGACCTCTCGGCCCATTTCAACCTCTCGCTTGTGTACAAGAGGAAGAAGATGCTGAAGGAATGCGTAAGGCATCTTGAGACAGCCTACCAGATAGCGACGAAGACCAACAATGAAAAACTGAAAAAGAGCATACAGAGAGAGCTGGAAAAGGCGAAATCAGCATAG